In a genomic window of Aestuariirhabdus haliotis:
- a CDS encoding DUF423 domain-containing protein, with protein MRAINLVMSCGALGGLTAVMLGAYGAHGLDAMSLSSQRAYNSAAQYQFYHSLALVLTSLAMHWRSCNWLLSAAFGFGAGLLLFCGSIYLRLLLGIEVPGWLTPTGGIAFMLGWGTLMVAAWINTKERVCRSS; from the coding sequence ATGCGTGCGATTAATCTGGTAATGAGCTGTGGTGCCTTGGGTGGCCTCACTGCTGTGATGTTGGGGGCCTATGGTGCCCATGGTCTTGATGCGATGTCGCTGTCTTCCCAGCGAGCCTACAACAGTGCGGCGCAGTATCAGTTTTACCACAGTCTGGCATTGGTGCTGACCTCCCTGGCAATGCACTGGCGCAGCTGCAACTGGTTATTATCAGCGGCGTTTGGTTTTGGAGCAGGGTTGTTGCTGTTTTGTGGTTCTATCTACCTCAGACTCTTGCTCGGTATTGAGGTTCCTGGCTGGTTAACCCCGACCGGAGGAATCGCATTTATGCTGGGGTGGGGAACACTGATGGTAGCGGCCTGGATAAATACGAAGGAGAGGGTATGCAGATCCAGCTAA
- a CDS encoding DNA-3-methyladenine glycosylase family protein, translating to MNKRQIAADLALLVTRDSQLANALAQVGPPPPRNRPAGFETFLSTIVSQQISTEAARAILGRVTALMPELSAPALLKLNSQDLRDAGLSFRKIEYAQGLAAAIVNGEFDIDALAQLDDADAIKAITALRGFGRWSAEIYLMFSLKRRDIFPADDLALLIALGRLKQLPGKPTPAQARELTTHWAPMRTTGALFLWHYYRGAPT from the coding sequence ATGAATAAGCGTCAGATCGCTGCCGACTTGGCGCTACTTGTGACTCGTGATTCCCAGCTAGCCAATGCGTTAGCCCAAGTCGGACCTCCGCCTCCTCGCAACAGACCGGCCGGCTTCGAGACCTTTTTGTCTACCATCGTCAGTCAACAAATATCCACTGAGGCGGCGCGCGCCATTCTGGGCCGGGTTACCGCCCTGATGCCCGAGCTATCGGCACCGGCGCTACTAAAACTGAACAGCCAGGATTTGCGCGATGCCGGACTCTCTTTTCGGAAAATCGAATACGCTCAGGGGCTGGCAGCGGCCATCGTCAACGGCGAGTTCGATATCGATGCACTGGCCCAGCTCGATGATGCTGACGCCATTAAAGCCATCACCGCGCTCCGTGGTTTTGGTCGCTGGAGCGCCGAAATCTATCTGATGTTTTCCCTTAAACGCCGCGATATCTTTCCTGCCGACGACCTCGCACTGCTGATCGCTCTGGGGCGGCTGAAGCAGTTACCCGGCAAGCCTACACCCGCCCAGGCCCGAGAACTCACCACTCATTGGGCGCCAATGAGAACCACCGGTGCTTTGTTCCTCTGGCATTACTACCGCGGAGCACCTACGTGA
- the modB gene encoding molybdate ABC transporter permease subunit produces MDWTALGLSLKLATWTLVLLIPVGLLIGRYLAMTRIKGKAWLEAALALPLVLPPTVLGYYLLVSMGGQSWLGEFYQWLFAKPLAFSFEAILLASLLVNLPFAVQPVQRAFERIDPTLLDAAACCGLSRWRMFWRIELPLIWPGLVTAAVMTFAHTLGEFGVVLMVGGSIPGQTQTLSIAIYDRVQMFDPQGAGIMSATLVGVALIAMAISLLSMHRRRGARG; encoded by the coding sequence ATGGATTGGACGGCGTTGGGCCTGTCGCTAAAGCTGGCCACCTGGACGCTGGTATTGCTGATACCCGTCGGATTATTGATTGGCCGCTATCTGGCGATGACCCGGATCAAGGGTAAAGCCTGGCTGGAGGCGGCACTGGCGCTTCCGCTGGTATTACCGCCTACGGTTTTGGGTTATTACCTGTTGGTGTCCATGGGTGGGCAATCCTGGTTGGGAGAGTTCTATCAGTGGCTGTTTGCCAAACCCTTGGCATTCAGTTTTGAAGCGATCTTGCTGGCCTCTCTGTTGGTTAACTTGCCCTTTGCCGTGCAACCGGTGCAGCGTGCGTTCGAGCGTATCGATCCCACCCTTCTCGATGCGGCTGCCTGCTGTGGACTGAGCCGTTGGCGTATGTTTTGGCGCATAGAATTACCGCTGATTTGGCCCGGCTTGGTCACAGCCGCCGTGATGACCTTCGCCCACACATTGGGAGAGTTTGGCGTTGTGCTGATGGTGGGTGGCAGCATTCCCGGGCAGACTCAAACCCTTTCCATTGCGATTTACGACCGGGTCCAGATGTTTGACCCTCAAGGCGCGGGCATCATGTCGGCCACCTTGGTAGGGGTTGCCCTCATTGCCATGGCGATCAGCTTGCTGAGTATGCACAGGAGGCGTGGTGCACGAGGATGA
- a CDS encoding SDR family oxidoreductase: MSKPLVVITGASSGIGAATAIALSKAGHPLLLLARRVDRLEALQLPDTLCRQVDVCDTESMKAAIAEAETKFGGVDLLINNAGCMLLGPLDTQDPHEWRRMYDTNVIGLLNGIHAVLPAMKARKGGTIINISSVAGRKTFPNHAAYCGTKFAVHALSENLREEVADDSVRVITIAPGAVETELLSHTSSQEIIDGYEQWKTGMGGVIAAEDIAGAILYAYQQPQHLCVREIVIAATRQQP, from the coding sequence ATGAGCAAGCCACTAGTTGTTATTACCGGGGCGAGTTCCGGCATCGGAGCGGCGACTGCGATCGCACTGAGTAAGGCGGGGCATCCTTTGTTGCTGCTGGCGCGCCGGGTCGACCGGCTGGAAGCCTTGCAGTTGCCTGATACGCTATGCCGTCAGGTTGATGTGTGCGACACGGAGTCAATGAAAGCCGCTATCGCTGAAGCGGAAACGAAATTCGGAGGGGTTGACCTGTTGATTAACAACGCCGGTTGTATGCTATTGGGGCCACTAGATACCCAGGACCCACACGAGTGGCGCCGCATGTACGATACCAATGTGATCGGGTTGCTTAACGGCATCCATGCGGTGTTGCCGGCCATGAAGGCACGCAAGGGCGGTACGATCATTAATATCAGCTCCGTTGCCGGTCGTAAGACCTTCCCCAATCATGCAGCGTATTGCGGCACCAAATTTGCGGTCCATGCACTCAGTGAAAACCTGCGTGAGGAAGTCGCCGACGACAGCGTGCGGGTAATCACTATTGCCCCGGGCGCCGTTGAAACCGAACTGCTGTCCCACACCAGCTCGCAAGAGATTATTGATGGCTACGAACAATGGAAAACCGGTATGGGGGGCGTTATTGCCGCGGAGGATATTGCCGGTGCAATCTTGTATGCCTATCAGCAACCACAGCACCTTTGTGTTCGCGAGATCGTTATTGCGGCAACCCGGCAACAGCCCTAG
- the modA gene encoding molybdate ABC transporter substrate-binding protein: MRSKPSKVKILNGRRPSVAVRVVSSVLLASLLMLSTALRAETTLVAAASSLKFALDDLIEQYHAQGGSSVQVVFGSSGNFYRQIRQGAPYQILLSADESYVRELEAAEFTQGNSFVYNLGRLAYFAPKGSPLDPKQGVENLRQAVERQTIGRFSIANPAHAPYGRAALEVLQQLGIEKTIQPNLVLGENASQAAQFAVSGSTDGGLIAYSLAISPQVASRGDYALVPSSLHTALKQRAVLTRNAGRDAQQFFAYLQTAEARTLLRQYGFSQ; this comes from the coding sequence ATGAGAAGTAAGCCTTCGAAGGTCAAGATACTGAATGGCCGAAGACCCTCGGTTGCTGTCAGGGTTGTGAGCTCCGTCTTGTTAGCGTCTTTGTTAATGCTGAGCACTGCTCTGCGGGCCGAAACCACTCTGGTTGCAGCTGCTTCGAGCCTCAAATTTGCCCTGGATGATTTGATTGAGCAGTACCATGCCCAGGGCGGTTCGTCCGTACAGGTGGTGTTCGGCTCGTCCGGTAATTTTTACCGGCAAATTCGCCAGGGCGCCCCTTACCAGATTTTGCTATCGGCCGACGAATCTTATGTGCGTGAGCTGGAAGCGGCGGAGTTCACCCAGGGCAATAGCTTTGTCTATAATCTGGGCCGACTGGCCTATTTTGCCCCCAAAGGCTCCCCCCTCGACCCCAAGCAAGGTGTGGAAAATCTGCGCCAGGCTGTTGAACGTCAGACTATCGGACGCTTCTCCATCGCCAATCCTGCCCATGCACCCTACGGCCGAGCGGCGCTGGAGGTGTTGCAACAGTTGGGCATAGAAAAAACCATCCAACCGAATCTGGTACTGGGAGAAAATGCTTCCCAGGCGGCCCAGTTTGCGGTGAGTGGCTCAACTGATGGCGGGCTTATTGCCTATTCTTTAGCAATCTCGCCGCAAGTGGCTTCCCGGGGTGATTACGCTCTGGTTCCCTCGAGTTTGCACACAGCTTTGAAGCAGCGGGCGGTACTCACCCGTAATGCTGGTCGGGATGCGCAGCAGTTTTTTGCGTACCTGCAAACGGCAGAAGCACGGACCTTACTGCGCCAATACGGCTTTAGCCAATGA
- the trmB gene encoding tRNA (guanosine(46)-N7)-methyltransferase TrmB, which yields MSEELNNVKYPRRIRSFVLRAGRMTTGQQKGWDEGLPRFGLTREQGVLDPQQVFGRDAPRVLEIGFGMGTSLLEMARKDPARDYIGIEVHRPGVGSLLNEVIKEGVSNLRVYCDDAVEVLKQSIPDASLARVQLFFPDPWHKKRHHKRRLVQPEFVQQIRQKLVPGGEFHMATDWENYAEQMLEVMEAAEGYRNSVGQRQYTPRPEYRPLTKFEKRGERLGHGVWDLVFERID from the coding sequence ATGAGTGAAGAGCTGAATAACGTTAAATATCCGCGCCGTATTCGCAGTTTTGTGCTGCGTGCGGGGCGCATGACCACCGGCCAGCAAAAAGGCTGGGATGAAGGCTTGCCTCGTTTTGGCCTGACCAGGGAACAGGGTGTCCTCGATCCCCAACAGGTTTTCGGGCGCGATGCTCCTCGAGTATTGGAGATCGGTTTTGGCATGGGGACCTCCCTGCTCGAGATGGCCAGGAAGGATCCGGCCCGGGACTATATCGGTATCGAAGTGCACCGCCCCGGGGTGGGCAGTTTGCTCAATGAGGTTATAAAAGAAGGTGTTAGCAACCTCAGGGTGTATTGCGACGATGCCGTCGAGGTGCTCAAACAGTCCATCCCGGATGCTTCGCTGGCCCGGGTGCAACTGTTTTTTCCCGACCCCTGGCATAAGAAACGCCACCATAAGCGCCGTTTGGTGCAACCTGAATTCGTCCAGCAGATTCGCCAAAAACTGGTGCCTGGCGGTGAATTCCATATGGCGACCGACTGGGAAAACTATGCCGAGCAGATGCTGGAGGTGATGGAAGCCGCCGAAGGTTACCGTAACAGCGTGGGTCAGCGGCAGTATACGCCGCGACCGGAATACAGGCCGCTGACCAAGTTTGAAAAACGCGGCGAGCGACTGGGACACGGTGTTTGGGATTTGGTGTTCGAGCGAATCGATTAA
- a CDS encoding NAD(P)H-dependent oxidoreductase subunit E — MSASHQASPHKKPRQGLRGRQVEQQTRDSLLALLGTPPFERGLLIEYLHLIQDHYGAIRKSQLVALAALLDMSQAEVWEVASFYAHFDLVEDDQSIAEKPIKVRVCTNPSCAMAGAEDIWSTLNQKSHPGVQLSRSPCMGHCESAPTVQVGHHTLRNASIDSVSHAIQHQDIQPSRPDYLAFQSYRDAGGYRLLQRCQAHEMDAQQIIDELELAGLSGLGGAGFPAARKWQTVRQQPAPRYLVVNADEGEPGTCKDRHYLESDPHRLLEGMLVGAWVIDAARCYLYLRDEYPAIRSILLKEIAALEHSGLVPAGYIELRRGAGAYICGEESALIESIEGKRGFPRQRPPFVAEQGLYDRPTLVNNVETLYRVREILEHGGQWFSDLGRRGQQGLLSFSVSGRVNSPGVKQAPAGITLEELIEEYCGGMMEGHRLVAYLPGGASGGILPARLANVPLGFGTLQEYGCFIGSAAVLVLSDQDDLRALVCNLSHFFREESCGQCSPCRLGTDRLLRLVQERGWNQSLIEELAELMADSSICGLGQAACNPALSIIRYFPELLSAQEENR; from the coding sequence ATGTCAGCATCACACCAAGCATCGCCCCATAAAAAGCCGCGCCAGGGATTGCGAGGTCGCCAGGTCGAGCAGCAGACTCGCGATAGCCTGCTGGCGCTGCTCGGCACACCCCCTTTCGAGCGGGGGTTGCTGATCGAATATTTGCACCTTATTCAGGATCATTACGGTGCCATCCGGAAATCCCAACTGGTCGCCCTGGCCGCCTTGCTGGATATGAGCCAAGCCGAAGTGTGGGAAGTCGCGAGTTTCTATGCCCACTTCGATCTGGTCGAGGATGATCAAAGCATTGCGGAAAAGCCCATCAAGGTTCGAGTGTGCACCAACCCAAGTTGTGCCATGGCGGGGGCCGAGGACATCTGGAGCACCTTGAACCAGAAGTCCCACCCTGGAGTACAGTTGAGCCGAAGCCCCTGTATGGGCCACTGCGAAAGTGCACCCACCGTACAGGTCGGTCATCACACCCTTAGAAACGCCAGCATCGATTCCGTCAGCCATGCCATACAGCATCAGGACATTCAGCCATCCCGGCCCGATTACTTGGCGTTTCAGTCTTACCGGGACGCTGGCGGCTACCGCTTACTCCAACGTTGCCAGGCCCACGAGATGGATGCCCAGCAGATCATCGATGAGCTCGAACTGGCCGGTTTGTCCGGGCTCGGCGGGGCGGGTTTTCCCGCCGCACGCAAATGGCAAACGGTTCGACAGCAACCTGCACCGCGTTATCTGGTGGTCAATGCCGACGAAGGAGAACCCGGCACCTGCAAGGATCGTCATTACCTGGAAAGTGATCCCCACCGCCTGCTCGAGGGCATGCTGGTTGGCGCCTGGGTGATCGACGCGGCACGATGCTATCTCTATTTGAGGGACGAGTATCCGGCAATACGTAGCATATTGCTCAAAGAGATCGCCGCACTCGAGCATTCCGGACTGGTGCCGGCGGGCTACATTGAACTTCGCCGGGGAGCTGGCGCCTATATCTGCGGCGAAGAGTCCGCGCTGATCGAATCCATCGAAGGCAAGCGTGGCTTTCCGCGGCAGCGCCCGCCCTTCGTTGCCGAACAGGGACTGTATGATCGCCCCACCCTGGTCAATAACGTTGAAACCCTGTATCGGGTACGTGAAATACTGGAGCACGGTGGGCAATGGTTCAGTGACCTGGGCCGTCGTGGTCAACAAGGACTCTTAAGCTTCAGCGTCAGTGGTCGTGTGAACAGCCCCGGGGTCAAACAGGCCCCTGCCGGTATCACTTTGGAAGAGCTGATCGAGGAATACTGTGGTGGCATGATGGAGGGTCACCGGTTGGTCGCTTACCTGCCAGGCGGTGCCTCGGGTGGCATCCTTCCCGCCCGGCTGGCAAATGTTCCTCTGGGCTTTGGCACCCTGCAGGAATACGGCTGTTTTATTGGCTCGGCAGCGGTTCTGGTGTTATCGGATCAGGATGATCTACGCGCACTGGTCTGTAACCTGTCCCACTTCTTTCGCGAGGAGAGCTGCGGCCAATGCTCCCCCTGCCGGCTGGGTACCGATCGGCTATTGCGACTGGTACAGGAACGCGGCTGGAATCAATCCCTGATCGAAGAGCTGGCCGAACTGATGGCCGATAGCTCCATCTGCGGGCTCGGCCAGGCGGCCTGCAATCCCGCGCTGAGTATTATTCGCTATTTCCCAGAGCTGCTTTCAGCGCAGGAGGAAAACCGATGA
- the thiS gene encoding sulfur carrier protein ThiS, whose product MQIQLNGEHYSLQEGSSIASLVTELEMGGRIAVEVNLEIVPRSEHPNVVLQPGDRVEIVRAIGGG is encoded by the coding sequence ATGCAGATCCAGCTAAACGGAGAGCATTACAGTTTGCAAGAGGGCAGTAGTATCGCCAGCCTGGTAACAGAACTCGAGATGGGCGGGCGCATTGCGGTTGAGGTGAATCTGGAGATAGTGCCCCGCAGCGAGCACCCGAATGTGGTACTTCAGCCCGGTGACCGGGTAGAGATTGTCAGGGCCATCGGCGGAGGCTGA
- a CDS encoding ABC transporter ATP-binding protein, with protein MHEDDKGLKVSIRQLAPVPLEAELECRPGEMLAVVGPSGSGKSTLLRAIAGLGKPVQGQIRCGGALWRDSAAGVRLPTRERGVGVVFQQYALFPHLSALENVMEAVVELPAQARRAQAMAWLERVNMSGLEQRCPNRLSGGQQQRVALARALAGNPRLLLLDEPFAAVDRVTREKLYRELAALRSSLSVPSLLVTHDVEEALMLADRLCIFAQGRVLQSGSAAELMARPADAQVARLVGHRNIFRARVIRHDVEAGHTLIDWRGSQLVADLQQDFAVGCTVSWVIPRSRVLIYTPRTDQELRENTVVGVVQERLALGDMVALMTSVGDPERPPIHLTLPAHVVERRGIVLGQQLYMTLEAEGIWLMPDTRYQTENVVKASRSESGQGANIA; from the coding sequence GTGCACGAGGATGATAAAGGCCTGAAGGTCTCGATTCGCCAATTGGCGCCGGTTCCCCTCGAGGCTGAACTGGAATGCCGCCCGGGGGAGATGCTGGCCGTGGTGGGACCATCGGGGAGTGGGAAATCGACTCTGTTGCGGGCTATTGCCGGGTTGGGCAAGCCGGTACAGGGGCAGATCCGTTGCGGTGGTGCCCTGTGGCGAGACTCCGCCGCAGGCGTCCGCCTACCGACCCGTGAACGTGGGGTTGGAGTCGTGTTTCAGCAATATGCGTTGTTTCCCCACCTCAGTGCGTTGGAGAATGTGATGGAAGCTGTGGTGGAGCTGCCCGCACAAGCGCGGCGCGCGCAGGCGATGGCCTGGTTGGAAAGGGTCAATATGTCGGGTTTGGAGCAGCGCTGTCCAAACCGGTTGTCCGGGGGGCAGCAGCAGCGGGTCGCCCTGGCCCGTGCGCTGGCTGGAAACCCTCGCCTGTTGTTGCTAGATGAACCTTTTGCGGCGGTGGACCGAGTCACCCGAGAAAAACTCTACCGCGAACTGGCCGCGTTACGCAGCAGTTTGTCGGTGCCTTCCCTGTTGGTCACCCATGATGTCGAAGAAGCCTTGATGTTGGCTGATCGATTGTGCATTTTTGCCCAGGGCCGGGTGTTGCAGTCAGGTAGTGCGGCGGAGTTGATGGCGCGCCCAGCCGATGCTCAGGTAGCGCGTCTGGTGGGGCATCGAAATATCTTTCGGGCCAGAGTAATCAGGCACGATGTCGAGGCCGGGCATACATTGATCGATTGGCGAGGTTCTCAACTGGTCGCTGATTTACAGCAAGACTTTGCTGTCGGCTGTACCGTTAGTTGGGTGATCCCCCGTTCGCGAGTGCTGATTTACACTCCGCGCACCGATCAGGAACTGCGCGAAAATACCGTGGTGGGTGTGGTCCAGGAGCGGCTCGCTCTGGGTGATATGGTGGCACTGATGACGAGTGTCGGGGATCCGGAGCGGCCACCGATTCATCTGACGCTGCCGGCGCATGTGGTTGAGCGCCGGGGCATAGTACTGGGCCAGCAGCTCTATATGACCCTGGAGGCGGAAGGTATCTGGTTGATGCCCGATACGCGGTACCAAACCGAAAACGTTGTGAAAGCTTCGCGGTCGGAATCAGGCCAGGGCGCCAATATCGCTTGA
- a CDS encoding LysR family transcriptional regulator, whose product MNNLHWKGIRSFLAVADHGSFTAAAEVTGLSKANLSQQVSELEQSLGVQLLHRTTRSLRLTDAGEGYRQRCLAAVAQLDDAREWVTGANDALEGEIRMNAVGGVIGEELIAPLLIDFQQQYPSIRIQLDFSSRRVDLMNDPYDLVMRMGELPDSTLIARHLYSLSTCYVASPGFIERHGIIRHPGDLKSLPLIYGSIAQWQFFSEEETFNLDINRGFRIPNGRVMLKAALAGLGVSRLADVYVQAAIEQGKLVEVLPQWRQRTPLSLLCPPARYQLQRVRILMNWLVEHFESRYLSARQTLV is encoded by the coding sequence ATGAACAATCTACACTGGAAAGGTATTCGTTCGTTTCTCGCTGTAGCTGACCATGGCAGCTTTACGGCGGCCGCCGAAGTCACGGGGCTATCGAAAGCCAATCTGAGCCAGCAAGTCTCGGAACTGGAGCAGTCCCTCGGGGTGCAGCTGCTGCACCGGACAACCCGCAGTTTGCGCCTGACCGATGCCGGTGAAGGCTATCGGCAGCGCTGTCTAGCAGCGGTTGCACAGCTTGACGATGCCCGCGAGTGGGTAACCGGCGCCAACGATGCACTCGAGGGAGAGATTCGTATGAACGCGGTTGGCGGGGTGATCGGCGAGGAGTTAATCGCCCCCTTATTGATTGATTTCCAGCAACAATACCCATCGATTCGTATTCAACTCGACTTTAGTAGCCGCCGGGTCGACCTGATGAACGACCCTTACGACCTGGTGATGCGCATGGGAGAGCTACCCGACTCGACGCTTATCGCACGCCACCTTTACAGCCTCAGTACCTGCTATGTTGCCAGTCCCGGCTTTATTGAACGTCATGGCATTATCCGCCACCCGGGCGATCTTAAATCCTTACCTCTGATCTATGGCAGCATTGCCCAATGGCAGTTTTTCTCCGAAGAGGAAACCTTCAACCTGGATATCAATCGGGGCTTTCGTATTCCAAATGGCCGGGTGATGCTAAAGGCGGCCTTGGCTGGGTTGGGAGTGAGCCGGTTAGCGGATGTCTATGTCCAGGCCGCCATCGAGCAAGGTAAGTTGGTTGAGGTGCTTCCCCAATGGCGTCAGCGGACCCCTTTGTCACTGCTCTGTCCGCCAGCCCGTTACCAACTGCAACGGGTCAGAATCCTGATGAACTGGCTGGTCGAACACTTTGAATCCCGCTATCTGAGTGCTCGACAAACCCTGGTTTAG
- a CDS encoding thiazole synthase, whose amino-acid sequence MQHDKPFEIAGTTYNSRLLVGTGKYKDLDETAAAIEASGADIVTVAIRRTNIGQNPDEPNLLDRISPERYTLLPNTAGCYTADDAVRTCRLARELLDGHDLVKLEVLADQKTLFPHVTETLKAAEKLVADGFKVMVYTSDDPVVARQLEEIGCVAVMPLAGLIGTGLGICNPYNLRIILEEAKVPVLVDAGVGTASDAAIAMELGCDAVLMNTAIAHAGDPVLMASAMRKAIEAGREAYLAGRMPKRQYASASSPLDGTFF is encoded by the coding sequence ATGCAACACGACAAACCTTTTGAGATTGCTGGCACTACCTATAATTCGCGACTGCTGGTCGGTACTGGCAAATACAAGGACCTGGATGAAACCGCAGCGGCGATCGAAGCCAGTGGTGCCGATATTGTCACCGTCGCTATCCGTCGTACGAATATCGGCCAGAATCCCGATGAACCTAACCTGCTCGACCGTATCTCCCCGGAGCGTTATACCCTGCTGCCCAACACCGCCGGCTGCTATACCGCCGACGATGCGGTACGTACCTGCCGTCTGGCGCGCGAGCTCCTGGATGGCCATGACCTGGTCAAACTGGAGGTGCTCGCGGACCAGAAAACCCTGTTTCCCCATGTCACCGAAACATTGAAAGCCGCTGAAAAGCTGGTGGCCGATGGCTTCAAGGTTATGGTGTATACCAGCGATGACCCCGTGGTGGCACGTCAGTTGGAAGAGATCGGATGCGTGGCGGTGATGCCATTGGCCGGGCTGATTGGTACCGGATTAGGCATCTGCAACCCCTATAATCTGCGTATTATCCTTGAGGAAGCCAAGGTGCCAGTGCTGGTTGACGCCGGTGTCGGTACCGCTTCTGATGCGGCTATTGCAATGGAGCTGGGTTGTGATGCGGTGTTAATGAACACGGCGATTGCCCACGCCGGTGATCCGGTGCTGATGGCATCGGCGATGCGTAAAGCGATCGAGGCCGGGCGCGAGGCCTATTTGGCTGGACGCATGCCCAAGCGCCAATACGCCTCGGCATCGTCCCCTCTGGATGGCACCTTTTTCTAA